The following proteins are co-located in the Nitrospira sp. genome:
- the dnaK gene encoding molecular chaperone DnaK — translation MSRIVGIDLGTTNSLVAYMDQGTPRVIAGRHERAMVPSVVALTDNGLIVGDPAKEHLTRNPERTVYSVKRFMGKGLADVQHELAYFPYTLTEKGGVIRIKLGEKTYSPPQISAMILKELKLRAEAFLGESITKAVITVPAYFNDSQRQATKDAGMIAGLEVLRIINEPTAASLAYGLQQRTQGTIAVYDLGGGTFDISILKLKNGIFEVLATNGDTHLGGDDFDQLIADIFLADIRQQYGLDLSAYPDHMQGIRLEAERAKIRLSEALATTATLDLPEGKGRFTRELTRDQLESLCHALVERTLGPCRLALKDAGLSPSDIDEVVLVGGSTRMPLVRQRVQDLFGKQPHCELNPDEVVALGAAVQADILSGGTTDMLLLDVTPLSLGIETMGGVMSSLIRRNTTIPASAKEMFTTYVDGQTGVDIHILQGERELAKDNRSLARFRLKVPPLPAGVPRIEVTFLIDANGILNVKATDMRTGQSQSIDVKPSYGLSDQEVERMIEDSFKFAADDVSARKLIEARLDASALIVTTEKSLADGGHLISADDIAAVRTALTALASAKDGTEPRAIRARMADLEQAAKTLTVTMLDDSLKRSLQGKKVSDIT, via the coding sequence ATGTCACGCATTGTTGGAATCGATCTCGGCACAACCAATTCGCTCGTCGCCTACATGGATCAGGGCACGCCCCGCGTCATCGCGGGCCGTCATGAGCGGGCCATGGTCCCCTCCGTCGTCGCGCTGACCGACAACGGCCTGATCGTCGGCGATCCGGCGAAAGAACACCTGACCAGGAACCCGGAGCGCACCGTCTATTCCGTGAAACGGTTTATGGGCAAAGGCCTGGCCGATGTGCAACACGAACTCGCCTATTTCCCCTATACCCTGACCGAAAAAGGCGGAGTCATCCGCATCAAGCTCGGCGAGAAGACCTATTCGCCGCCGCAAATCTCCGCCATGATCCTGAAGGAACTGAAGCTCCGGGCGGAAGCCTTTCTCGGGGAGAGCATCACCAAAGCCGTCATCACGGTCCCGGCGTACTTCAACGACAGTCAGCGGCAAGCCACCAAGGACGCCGGCATGATCGCGGGCCTTGAGGTCCTGCGGATCATCAATGAACCGACCGCCGCATCCCTGGCCTACGGGCTGCAGCAGCGCACCCAGGGCACCATCGCCGTCTATGACCTGGGGGGCGGCACTTTCGACATCTCCATCCTCAAGCTCAAGAACGGCATCTTCGAAGTGCTCGCCACCAACGGCGATACCCACTTGGGCGGCGACGACTTCGACCAATTGATCGCGGATATCTTCCTGGCGGACATTCGCCAGCAGTACGGACTCGACCTCTCGGCCTATCCCGATCACATGCAAGGCATCCGGCTCGAAGCCGAACGGGCGAAAATCCGCCTCTCAGAAGCCCTTGCCACGACAGCCACCCTCGACCTTCCAGAAGGCAAGGGCCGGTTCACACGAGAACTGACCCGCGATCAGCTGGAGTCATTGTGCCACGCCCTGGTGGAACGCACGCTCGGCCCCTGCCGCCTCGCGCTCAAGGACGCAGGCCTCTCGCCCTCCGATATCGACGAAGTCGTGCTGGTTGGCGGCTCAACCCGCATGCCGCTGGTACGCCAGCGCGTCCAGGACCTCTTCGGCAAACAACCGCACTGCGAACTCAATCCGGACGAAGTGGTGGCCCTCGGCGCCGCGGTACAGGCCGACATCCTCAGCGGCGGCACCACCGATATGCTCCTCCTCGACGTGACGCCCCTCTCGCTGGGCATTGAAACGATGGGCGGCGTCATGAGCAGCCTGATTCGCCGCAATACGACCATCCCCGCCAGCGCCAAGGAAATGTTCACCACGTATGTGGACGGCCAAACCGGTGTGGACATTCACATCCTCCAGGGCGAACGGGAGCTGGCGAAAGACAACCGCAGCCTGGCCCGGTTCCGCCTGAAAGTCCCGCCGCTGCCGGCAGGCGTGCCGCGGATCGAAGTCACCTTCCTCATCGACGCCAACGGCATCTTGAACGTCAAAGCCACCGACATGCGGACCGGTCAGAGCCAGTCCATCGACGTCAAGCCTTCCTACGGGTTGTCGGATCAGGAAGTGGAGCGCATGATCGAAGACTCGTTCAAATTTGCCGCCGACGACGTCAGCGCGCGCAAATTGATCGAAGCGCGGCTCGACGCCAGCGCCTTGATCGTCACGACAGAAAAATCCCTGGCAGACGGCGGGCATCTCATCTCCGCAGACGACATCGCCGCCGTGCGCACCGCGCTCACGGCCCTGGCCTCCGCCAAGGACGGGACCGAGCCCCGCGCCATCCGCGCCCGCATGGCCGACCTGGAGCAAGCGGCCAAAACCCTGACCGTCACCATGCTGGACGATTCCCTCAAACGGAGCTTGCAAGGGAAGAAGGTTTCCGACATCACCTAA
- the hscB gene encoding Fe-S protein assembly co-chaperone HscB: MDGHGHIHSASDRRELQMARSMCWHCQSEVSGEYFCDRCVKVQPVSKELDYFTCFGFPRRLSIDPQQLEAKFYELSRAFHPDFYQNKSDAEQTISLGNSAMLNTAYRTLRDPIQRAEYLLDLEAGSVKDIRTTPPADLFEEILELQETLDEFRASDRTSSEAAALRTQLQSERATLEQRQRDMEAQIQELFGQWDALQDRGEATEQACAERNRILKAMRDILSNRTYVKNIVNDLVATIA; encoded by the coding sequence ATGGACGGACACGGACATATCCATAGCGCGAGTGACCGCCGCGAGCTGCAGATGGCCCGCAGCATGTGCTGGCACTGCCAATCCGAAGTCTCGGGAGAATACTTCTGCGACCGGTGCGTGAAGGTCCAGCCGGTGTCGAAGGAGCTGGACTACTTCACCTGCTTCGGCTTTCCCCGCCGCTTGTCCATCGATCCACAACAGCTGGAAGCCAAATTCTACGAATTGAGCCGGGCCTTCCATCCCGACTTCTATCAGAACAAGAGCGATGCGGAGCAGACCATCAGCCTTGGCAACTCGGCCATGCTGAACACGGCCTATCGCACGCTGCGGGACCCGATTCAACGCGCCGAATATCTGCTGGATCTGGAAGCCGGGTCCGTGAAAGACATTCGCACGACACCGCCGGCCGACCTCTTCGAGGAAATCCTCGAACTGCAAGAGACACTCGACGAATTCCGCGCCAGCGACCGGACCTCGAGCGAGGCGGCCGCCCTCCGTACCCAGCTCCAATCCGAGCGCGCCACGCTAGAGCAACGGCAGCGGGACATGGAAGCCCAGATTCAGGAGCTCTTCGGCCAATGGGATGCGCTGCAGGACCGCGGCGAGGCCACCGAACAGGCCTGCGCCGAGCGCAACCGCATTCTGAAAGCCATGCGGGACATCCTGTCCAACCGCACGTACGTAAAGAACATCGTCAACGACCTCGTCGCCACCATCGCCTAA
- a CDS encoding iron-sulfur cluster assembly accessory protein: MDATNTEAQTPVITLTDAALKEIKRLINVQGIEEGGLRLGVKGGGCSGLSYTINFDEKIGQYDQVYDFDGVKIIVDAKSAIYLQGTQLDYHKDLMGGNFKFVNPNANKTCGCGESFSA; this comes from the coding sequence ATGGACGCCACGAATACGGAAGCCCAGACCCCGGTCATCACGCTCACGGACGCGGCCCTGAAGGAAATTAAGCGTCTGATCAACGTCCAGGGCATTGAAGAAGGCGGCCTGCGCCTGGGCGTCAAGGGCGGCGGCTGCTCCGGCCTGAGCTACACCATCAACTTCGACGAGAAGATCGGCCAGTACGACCAGGTCTACGATTTCGACGGCGTGAAGATCATTGTGGATGCCAAGAGCGCGATCTATCTGCAGGGCACCCAGCTGGATTACCACAAGGACCTGATGGGCGGGAACTTCAAATTCGTGAACCCCAACGCCAACAAGACCTGCGGCTGCGGAGAGTCGTTCTCCGCGTAA
- the iscU gene encoding Fe-S cluster assembly scaffold IscU produces MAYSDKVVDHFNNPRNMGSFKKDEEGVGTGMVGAPECGDVMKLQIKVQNDTIVDAKFKTFGCGSAIASSSLATEWLKGKTIEEAQQIKNTDIVQELNLPPVKIHCSVLAEDAIKAALADYQKKADSK; encoded by the coding sequence ATGGCATACAGTGACAAAGTCGTCGATCATTTCAACAATCCCCGGAATATGGGGAGCTTCAAGAAGGACGAAGAAGGCGTGGGCACCGGCATGGTCGGCGCGCCCGAGTGCGGCGACGTCATGAAGCTCCAGATCAAGGTCCAAAACGACACGATCGTCGATGCCAAGTTCAAAACCTTCGGCTGCGGCTCCGCCATCGCCAGCTCCAGCCTGGCCACCGAATGGCTCAAGGGCAAGACCATCGAAGAAGCCCAGCAGATCAAGAACACCGACATCGTCCAGGAATTGAACCTGCCGCCGGTCAAGATTCACTGTTCGGTCCTGGCGGAAGACGCGATCAAGGCGGCATTGGCCGACTACCAGAAGAAAGCTGACTCCAAGTAA
- a CDS encoding IscS subfamily cysteine desulfurase: MKLPIFLDNHSTTPMDQRVLDAMLPYFVEKFGNAASRNHAFGWAAEEAVENARKQIAKLIKADPKEIVFTSGATESDNLAIKGVLEMYKEKGDHIITSSTEHRAVIDTAKALEAKGKATATYLPVDKYGMVNPEDVRNAITDKTVLISVMLANNEIGTINPVKEIGKIAKEKGVLFHCDATQGVGKIPVDVQDMGIDLMSFSAHKIYGPKGVGALYVRKKNPRVRIAAQMDGGGHERGMRSGTLPVPLIVGFGKACELCEQEMATESARLTAMRDRLQAEIMKALEESYLNGHPTQRLPHNLNISFAYVEGESLLMGMKDIALSSGSACTSATLEPSYVLRALGVGVELAHSSIRFGLGRFNTDEEIDYTIKKVIEIVTKLREMSPLYEMAKEGVDLKSVQWAAH; encoded by the coding sequence ATGAAGCTTCCAATATTTCTCGACAACCATTCCACCACTCCGATGGATCAACGGGTCCTCGACGCCATGCTGCCCTATTTCGTGGAGAAATTCGGCAACGCGGCCAGCCGCAACCACGCGTTCGGCTGGGCGGCGGAAGAAGCGGTGGAGAACGCCCGCAAGCAGATCGCCAAGCTGATCAAGGCGGATCCGAAAGAAATCGTCTTCACCAGCGGCGCCACCGAATCGGACAATCTGGCGATCAAGGGCGTGCTGGAGATGTACAAGGAGAAGGGCGACCATATCATCACGTCGTCCACGGAACACCGCGCGGTGATCGACACCGCCAAGGCCCTCGAAGCGAAGGGCAAGGCCACCGCCACCTATCTGCCCGTGGATAAGTACGGGATGGTGAATCCGGAAGACGTGCGGAACGCGATCACGGACAAGACCGTCCTGATTTCCGTGATGCTCGCCAACAATGAAATCGGCACGATCAATCCCGTCAAGGAGATCGGCAAGATCGCGAAGGAAAAGGGCGTGCTCTTCCACTGCGATGCGACGCAAGGGGTCGGCAAGATCCCCGTCGATGTGCAGGATATGGGCATCGATCTGATGTCCTTCTCAGCCCATAAGATCTACGGCCCGAAGGGCGTCGGCGCCCTGTATGTGCGGAAGAAGAACCCCCGTGTGCGGATCGCCGCGCAAATGGACGGCGGCGGACACGAGCGCGGCATGCGCTCCGGCACCCTGCCGGTGCCGTTGATCGTCGGATTCGGCAAGGCCTGCGAATTGTGCGAACAGGAAATGGCCACCGAATCGGCGCGCCTCACCGCGATGCGCGACCGGTTGCAGGCCGAAATCATGAAAGCCCTCGAAGAAAGCTATCTCAATGGCCATCCGACCCAGCGCTTGCCGCACAACCTGAACATTTCCTTCGCCTATGTCGAAGGCGAATCGCTCCTGATGGGCATGAAAGACATCGCCCTCTCGTCCGGCTCCGCCTGCACCTCCGCGACGCTGGAACCGTCCTACGTGCTGCGGGCCCTGGGCGTCGGCGTCGAGCTCGCCCACTCGTCGATCCGCTTCGGCCTGGGCCGCTTCAATACGGACGAAGAGATTGACTACACGATCAAGAAGGTTATTGAGATTGTGACCAAGCTGCGTGAAATGTCGCCGTTGTATGAAATGGCGAAAGAAGGGGTCGATTTGAAATCCGTGCAGTGGGCCGCCCACTGA
- a CDS encoding Rrf2 family transcriptional regulator: MLKISKKADYALMALQHIASVQFGDVTPGRVVNTKEIAEEYHIPLELLAKVLQTLAKNGLIESHNGPKGGYLLARTARQITIAQILEGIEGPLGITDCSHEKEGELCLQREHCNIRTPLLKVQDSIYQLLNNMTLQDMLGGTPLITIQSSTAQGVAR; the protein is encoded by the coding sequence ATGTTGAAGATTTCAAAAAAAGCCGACTACGCCCTCATGGCTCTCCAGCATATCGCCTCGGTGCAATTCGGCGATGTGACACCCGGCCGTGTGGTGAATACGAAGGAAATCGCGGAAGAGTACCACATCCCGCTCGAACTGTTGGCGAAGGTGCTCCAGACCCTCGCCAAGAACGGCTTGATCGAAAGCCATAACGGGCCCAAAGGCGGCTATCTCCTGGCCCGCACCGCGCGGCAGATCACGATCGCGCAGATTCTGGAAGGGATCGAGGGGCCATTGGGGATTACGGATTGCTCCCATGAAAAAGAAGGCGAACTCTGCCTTCAGCGGGAGCATTGCAACATCCGCACGCCGCTCCTCAAGGTTCAAGACAGCATCTATCAGCTCCTCAACAACATGACGCTCCAGGACATGCTGGGGGGCACCCCCCTGATTACGATTCAGTCTTCCACGGCACAAGGAGTCGCACGATGA
- a CDS encoding 2Fe-2S iron-sulfur cluster-binding protein: protein MGGTNPYIEKAEYELPKKPYSITYIAADGDVTKVTVDPAKIPYGETGLPGSILDIAMANGVELEHVCGGVCACSTCHVIVKQGLESCNEGTDDEFDQLDEAPMTTLHSRLGCQCVPNGTADIVVEIPAVNKNLVKEGH from the coding sequence ATGGGCGGGACGAACCCCTATATTGAGAAGGCAGAATATGAGCTTCCTAAGAAGCCGTACTCGATTACCTATATTGCGGCCGACGGGGATGTCACCAAGGTGACGGTGGATCCAGCCAAGATCCCTTACGGGGAGACAGGCCTTCCTGGCAGTATCCTGGACATCGCCATGGCCAACGGGGTGGAGTTGGAGCATGTCTGCGGAGGGGTCTGTGCCTGTTCCACCTGTCACGTGATTGTGAAGCAAGGGTTGGAGAGCTGTAACGAGGGGACGGACGATGAGTTCGATCAGCTGGATGAGGCGCCGATGACCACGTTGCACTCCCGCCTCGGCTGCCAATGCGTGCCGAACGGCACCGCAGACATCGTGGTGGAGATCCCCGCGGTCAACAAAAACCTCGTGAAAGAGGGCCACTAA
- the gltX gene encoding glutamate--tRNA ligase yields the protein MTQVRVRFAPSPTGFLHIGGVRTALFNWLFARQQEGVFILRIEDTDQSRSTDESIHAIIEGMKWVGLDWDEGPYRQTERMELYRSHAMALLEKGQAYWCVCKAEELEARRKEAEAKGLSPRYDGRCRTLGISNPPGDAALRFKAPQEGQIVVDDLIKGKITFDNSAADDLIILRSNGYPTYNFSVVVDDALMQITHVVRGDDHLTNTPRQVPIFQALGFPVPQFGHLPMILGSDKARLSKRHGATSIMAYKDMGYLPEAMVNYLVRLGWSHGDQELFTRQELIEKFSWKNVQSSPAVFNPEKLLWINAEYIKTSPPSQVAQALVPLLEAAGLHEQVKAVSMEWLAQLVVLVKERAKTIAEMVEWVRPYFGEAVVFEEEAAKKFLTPAIAPVLGKLLARFEALPAFSKQAWEESFKTFVEEEGLKMGQLAQPVRVALTGRTASPGLFEVMEVLGRDRTLFRLRQGIERAAV from the coding sequence ATGACCCAAGTCCGCGTCCGTTTTGCGCCGAGTCCGACCGGATTCCTTCACATCGGGGGAGTCCGCACCGCGCTCTTCAATTGGCTCTTTGCCCGGCAGCAGGAGGGCGTCTTTATTCTCCGCATCGAAGACACCGATCAAAGCCGGTCCACCGATGAGTCGATTCACGCCATCATCGAGGGGATGAAATGGGTGGGGCTCGATTGGGATGAGGGGCCGTATCGGCAAACCGAGCGCATGGAGCTTTATCGCAGCCATGCCATGGCGCTGCTGGAGAAGGGCCAGGCCTATTGGTGTGTGTGCAAGGCCGAGGAACTCGAAGCGCGGCGGAAAGAAGCCGAGGCAAAAGGGCTGTCCCCACGCTACGATGGGCGCTGCCGGACTCTCGGAATCTCGAATCCGCCGGGCGATGCCGCGCTGCGTTTCAAAGCGCCGCAAGAAGGGCAGATCGTCGTCGATGATTTGATTAAAGGGAAGATCACGTTTGACAACAGCGCGGCGGACGATCTGATCATTCTGCGGTCGAACGGCTATCCGACCTACAATTTCTCCGTCGTCGTCGACGATGCGTTGATGCAGATCACGCATGTCGTGCGTGGAGATGACCATCTGACCAACACGCCGCGCCAGGTGCCGATCTTCCAGGCCTTGGGATTTCCCGTCCCGCAGTTCGGCCACTTGCCGATGATTCTGGGGTCGGACAAGGCCCGGCTGTCCAAGCGCCATGGCGCCACGTCCATCATGGCGTACAAAGACATGGGCTATTTGCCCGAGGCGATGGTGAACTATCTCGTCCGGCTGGGCTGGTCGCACGGGGATCAGGAGCTGTTTACCCGGCAGGAGCTGATTGAAAAATTTTCCTGGAAGAACGTCCAGTCTTCTCCGGCCGTCTTCAATCCCGAGAAACTGCTCTGGATCAATGCCGAATACATCAAAACCAGCCCTCCGAGCCAGGTCGCGCAGGCCCTTGTCCCGCTGCTGGAAGCGGCCGGACTGCATGAACAGGTGAAGGCTGTATCGATGGAGTGGCTGGCGCAGTTGGTGGTGCTCGTCAAAGAGCGGGCGAAGACCATTGCCGAGATGGTGGAGTGGGTGCGACCTTACTTTGGCGAGGCGGTCGTCTTTGAAGAAGAGGCGGCCAAGAAATTTCTCACGCCGGCTATCGCGCCGGTGCTTGGCAAGTTGCTTGCGCGGTTCGAAGCCTTGCCCGCCTTTTCCAAACAGGCCTGGGAAGAGTCGTTCAAGACATTCGTGGAAGAAGAAGGCCTCAAAATGGGGCAGCTGGCGCAGCCGGTGCGGGTGGCACTGACCGGCAGGACCGCCAGCCCTGGGCTGTTTGAGGTCATGGAAGTCTTGGGCCGGGACCGGACTCTGTTCCGTCTTAGGCAAGGAATTGAACGGGCCGCAGTCTAA
- the sigZ gene encoding RNA polymerase sigma factor SigZ, whose protein sequence is MTEDIQGLWSEMRGRLRAFIAQRVGSDAAVDDLLQEVFLRIHQKIDSVRDPRRLVSWIYQIARHVMIDYYRAPHRRHEVPAGLAADVEGKMTLVEPGEEPGELRTQLARCLRPMIERLAPDYREAMKLVELEGFTQQAAAAKLGLSLSGMKSRVQRGRRQLKAMLHDCCLVQLDSRRGIAEYALRDPAENPCAPFAPMLPAERRSR, encoded by the coding sequence ATGACCGAAGATATCCAGGGCTTGTGGAGTGAGATGCGCGGGCGCCTGCGCGCCTTCATCGCACAACGGGTCGGCTCCGATGCGGCCGTGGACGACCTCCTGCAGGAGGTCTTTTTACGGATCCATCAAAAGATCGACAGCGTGAGGGATCCCCGCCGCCTTGTCTCCTGGATCTATCAGATTGCCCGCCATGTAATGATCGACTATTACCGGGCGCCACACCGACGGCATGAAGTGCCGGCCGGTCTTGCCGCCGATGTTGAGGGAAAGATGACTCTGGTTGAGCCGGGTGAGGAGCCGGGCGAGCTGCGTACGCAGCTCGCCCGCTGTCTGCGCCCAATGATTGAACGGCTCGCACCGGACTATCGTGAGGCCATGAAGCTCGTCGAACTGGAGGGTTTCACGCAACAGGCGGCCGCCGCCAAGCTGGGGCTCTCGCTCTCGGGCATGAAATCCCGTGTACAACGGGGCCGGCGGCAGTTGAAGGCCATGCTGCACGACTGCTGTCTCGTGCAGCTGGATAGCCGCCGGGGGATTGCTGAATATGCCCTCCGCGACCCCGCGGAAAATCCCTGTGCCCCCTTCGCGCCAATGCTCCCAGCCGAGCGGCGGTCTCGTTAA
- a CDS encoding ArsI/CadI family heavy metal resistance metalloenzyme: protein MRPHISLDVRHVAASVEFYRKVFGVAPQKQTADYAKFDLTAPALNLSLVSATGRTSSVNHLGIEVDSLDELAQWNARLQAGGVLENVDTQTACCFALQDKLWMTDPDGNAWEIFFVHEQLPIDTPLSHTGCCVPASHGTAQAATCATSSRPVP, encoded by the coding sequence ATGAGACCACATATATCGCTCGATGTACGCCATGTCGCCGCATCCGTTGAGTTCTATCGGAAGGTCTTTGGCGTGGCGCCGCAGAAGCAGACGGCGGACTATGCCAAGTTCGATTTGACCGCTCCGGCGCTGAATCTATCGCTAGTGTCGGCAACGGGCCGAACCAGTTCCGTCAACCATCTGGGGATCGAGGTCGATTCGCTCGATGAGCTTGCCCAATGGAACGCACGTTTACAGGCCGGAGGCGTGCTGGAGAACGTCGACACACAGACGGCCTGCTGCTTTGCCTTGCAAGACAAGCTCTGGATGACCGATCCCGACGGCAACGCCTGGGAAATATTTTTTGTGCACGAACAACTGCCGATTGATACACCGCTGAGCCACACGGGATGTTGCGTCCCTGCCAGCCACGGAACCGCACAGGCCGCAACTTGCGCCACGTCCTCACGGCCTGTACCGTAG